In the genome of Podospora pseudocomata strain CBS 415.72m chromosome 2 map unlocalized CBS415.72m_2.2, whole genome shotgun sequence, one region contains:
- the SDH3 gene encoding cytochrome b subunit of succinate dehydrogenase, Sdh3p (EggNog:ENOG503P4H8; COG:G), which produces MIAQRTGTTALRRVAANPNAVFTSTFAKAALSQMQTRQATTQKISATEARSILDAQRLNRPVSPHLDIYDKQQTFFGGSIWQRFTGSGLSGGLYVFGAAYLAAPLLGWHLESASLVSAFGALPIAVKSGVKFLVAWPFAFHAFNGVRHLALDLGMFMKRQQIVKGGWYIWGASLVSGLYLAFFL; this is translated from the exons ATGATTGCCCAACGGACAGGCACGACGGCTCTCCGCAGAG TCGCCGCCAACCCCAATGCCGTCTTCACATCCACCTTTGCCAAGGCTGCCCTGTCCCAAATGCAAACGAG ACAAGCCACCACCCAGAAAATCTCCGCCACCGAAGCCCGCTCCATCCTAGACGCCCAACGCCTCAACCGCCCCGTCTCCCCCCACCTCGATATCTATGACAAGCAGCAGACCTTCTTCGGCGGCTCCATCTGGCAGCGCTTCACCGGCTCCGGCCTTTCGGGCGGCCTCTACGTCTTCGGCGCCGCCTACCTcgccgcccccctcctcggctGGCACCTCGAGTCCGCCTCCCTCGTCTCCGCGTTCGGTGCCCTCCCCATTGCCGTCAAGTCCGGCGTCAAGTTCCTCGTCGCCTGGCCTTTTGCCTTCCACGCCTTCAACGGCGTCCGccacctcgccctcgaccTGGGCATGTTCATGAAGAGGCAGCAGATTGTCAAGGGGGGGTGGTACATCTGGGGCGCTTCGTTGGTCAGCGGGCTGTACTTGGCTTTCTTCCTTTAA
- the taf6 gene encoding histone H4-like TAF Taf6, SAGA complex subunit (BUSCO:EOG09260THV; COG:K; EggNog:ENOG503NV9P) — protein sequence MAANESNPKLLWNPENVRDVADSIGITLGDEPLRVLAQDVEYRIGQVIIESLRFMRASNRTTLTVQDVSNAMRVLQVEPLYGYESTRPLRYGEASLGPGQPLFYIEDEEVDFEKLINAPLPKVPRDTSFTSHWLALEGVQPSIPQNPTTAETSSKDLLPKGPGANPALAALAGNDNVSFRPAVKHVISKELILYFDKIQSAILDDDPDEEKTRLRMAALESVRSDPGLHQLLPYFVNFIANQVTLRLDDLFVLRQMMELTEAIIQNPNFFLDPYASSLAAPILTCLMSNKLGGIEDGTDTVKDQYSLRELAASLLGVLATKYNKSNRQLRPKLTRTCLKYFMEPNRPPAVLFGAISGVAAAGGPEAVRILMLPNVKSFDQAVLLPLHDKGEAHKLEYEMLVGGIMKAIKGAVGGDVKPNANGVNGVDLEREAQQIVDFLGETIGRRVLALADHTLNKAILEVRHLE from the exons ATGGCTGCAAACGAGTCCAATCCAAAATTGCTCTGGAATCCAGAAAATGTCAGAGACGTGGCCGATTCAATAGGAATTACCCTTGGTGACGAACCGCTGCGAGTGCTGGCCCAGGATGTCGAATACCGGATCGGCCAGGTCATCATCGAGTCGCTTCGCTTCATGAGGGCCTCCAATCGCACCACCCTGACTGTCCAAGATGTCTCCAATGCCATGCGCGTACTACAAGTCGAACCATTGTATGGTTATGAATCAACCCGACCGTTGCGGTATGGAGAGGCGAGCCTGGGACCCGGCCAGCCGCTGTTCTACatcgaagacgaggaggtggatTTCGAGAAGCTGATTAACGCGCCGCTACCGAAGGTCCCTCGGGATACAAGTTTCACCT CACACTGGCTTGCCCTCGAAGGCGTCCAACCCTCAATCCCCCAGAACCCAACCACCGCCGAAACATCCTCAAAGGATCTCCTACCAAAGGGCCCAGGCGCCAACCCGGCCCTGGCTGCCCTCGCCGGCAATGACAATGTCTCCTTCCGGCCAGCCGTTAAGCACGTCATCAGCAAAGAGCTTATCCTCTACTTCGACAAGATCCAAtccgccatcctcgacgatgaCCCCGATGAAGAAAAGACCCGATTGCGCATGGCCGCCCTGGAGTCCGTCCGCTCCGACCCAggcctccaccagctcctcccctaCTTTGTCAACTTCATTGCGAATCAAGTCACGCTCCGCCTCGATGATCTCTTCGTCCTGCGCCAAATGATGGAACTCACCGAAGCCATCATCCAAAAccccaacttcttcctcgaCCCTTACGCCagctccctcgccgccccgATCCTCACCTGCCTCATGTCCAACAAACTAGGCGGTATCGAAGACGGAACTGACACAGTCAAAGATCAGTACAGCCTCCGCGAGTTAGCCGCCAGTCTCCTTGGTGTTCTTGCAACCAAGTATAATAAGAGCAACCGCCAACTCCGCCCCAAGCTCACCAGGACATGCCTCAAGTACTTTATGGAACCCAACCGTCCCCCGGCCGTGCTGTTCGGCGCCATAAGTGGGGTCGCTGCCGCCGGAGGGCCGGAAGCAGTCCGGATCCTTATGCTCCCCAACGTCAAGAGCTTCGACCAGGCCGTCCTCCTACCCCTCCACGACAAGGGTGAGGCGCATAAACTCGAGTACGAGATGTTGGTAGGCGGTATCATGAAGGCGATCAAGGGTGCTGTCGGGGGTGACGTCAAGCCTAATGCCAATGGCGTCAACGGCGTGGATCTCGAGCGGGAAGCGCAGCAGATTGTCGATTTCCTGGGGGAGACCATCGGGAGAAGGGTGCTCGCGCTGGCGGACCACACGCTCAACAAGGCGATCTTGGAAGTACGGCACTTGGAGTAG